The DNA window GACGAACCGCTTCTTCGTGCTCGTCGGGGTCGGAATGTTTGCTTATCAGCTGTTTGACGACACAGGGCGCATTATTAGCAGTTCTGTCTTCGGCAAGATAAATGATGCCCATGCCGCCCTGTCCCAGCGGCTGACAAAACCGATAGCGCTGAAACCAGGCGTCAGAGTTTTCGGCCACTATAAAGCGTCCCCCATCCGCTCTTGAAAATCGCTGTATATACCCGAGGTACCTTCATTCGCACAACATTTCATACCCTGAGTGTTTGCTCTCTTAACCGCTTGGCGCGTGGGGCGTACCCTGGTGCGCGTGACGGGAACGAGTGCGCTATGCACTGGCGCTCATGACGACTGGCGTCTGGCATCCCGCCCCAGACCGTCGCGTGGAAAGCGATTAATTGCGTTTTTCAGCACCAGTTGGCTCTTTCGAAAAAGCGCAAGAAAATCTCGAGAAATGTGTTGACATACATTCGTATGGTATGTATTCTAACAACATCTCCCCAATTGATACCAAATTTCACCTGGGTTTGCCCGGAGGTAAAAATCATGAGTTTTGCAATCGTATCCATTGTGGGGAATCTTACACGACCGCCGGAGCAAACTGCGTTTGCCAGCGGCAAAACGAGAACAACCTTTGTAGTTGCTGTAAATGTCAGAAGCCGGAACGTTGAAAAGCCCTCTGACAGTGCTGACTTCTACAAGGTTGAGGCCTGGGGCAGGTTAGGTGAATTAGCCATGATGTACCTGTCCAAAGGCAATCAGGTAACCGCTAACGGGCGGTTAGTGATGGACAAATGGATTGATAAAGAAGGGCGTGAGCGAATCACCCCGACCATAAAAGCCGAGAATCTTGCCTTCCCCAGGAAGACGGGGTCACTCGAAGAATTTGGGTCGGTCACGCGCTTCGACAGCGAGTTTGTGGATGAAGGGGCGGATAACGACCGCACCGTGACCTCCATCAAGGCAGCAGCGAACGCCGTGATGAGTCCGTCCGCAATAACGACGTCCAGGTCTGCCGACACTGCTAAAGCTGCGACAACAGCCACGACTCTGGCGGCAAGCAGCAGAAAAACGCAGACAGCGTGACGTCAACAACAATGGCTCTGTAGGGGCGCCAAACCGGGCGGACTGCTCAACCGGTCGGACAAGCGTCCCTACTAGAAAGGGCCACCGCCTTCTCTCCGTGCTCCGTAGTGGGTACGGAGGAGGGCGCCCGATAAAGTTTCCTCCCACCACACACACACACGGTATTTCACCAGAGAGAATAGGGAAAAGCTTGGGGATAGGCTTTTCCCGTTTTCTTTGAGCTATTTCCTTCTGGTCAGGGCAAATAATGGTTGGAGCTTATCTTCAGCCAGCAAATTTCCATGCCAGATTCCATTCCAGATATCGTTTCGACGCCGGAAGATACAAATGCTGATAATCGGCGCGAGGACTTTCGTCCTGGCGATGTTCTCGATGGCAGGTATCGTGTCGAATCGGTTCTTGGCTCGGGTGGCATGGGTGTGGTTTACCGTGTTACTCAGATGTTTGTGGATAAGGAGTTTGCGCTTAAAACACTGATCAAAGATCAGATCTCCGAAGTCAAACTGCGAAGATTTCAGCAGGAAGCCAGAGCCGTCTTCGCTTT is part of the Candidatus Melainabacteria bacterium genome and encodes:
- a CDS encoding single-stranded DNA-binding protein, which encodes MTYIRMVCILTTSPQLIPNFTWVCPEVKIMSFAIVSIVGNLTRPPEQTAFASGKTRTTFVVAVNVRSRNVEKPSDSADFYKVEAWGRLGELAMMYLSKGNQVTANGRLVMDKWIDKEGRERITPTIKAENLAFPRKTGSLEEFGSVTRFDSEFVDEGADNDRTVTSIKAAANAVMSPSAITTSRSADTAKAATTATTLAASSRKTQTA